A part of Leptospira mtsangambouensis genomic DNA contains:
- a CDS encoding VanZ family protein, which produces MDKKPYPFLPFEDSLVGEKILLVWQESHHSEKNLKEHLLKALDLTEDQIVFTPNAIKQKLMVSYPTEIRNFIEEKNPSQITELLLTIAKGKSKVHPTPALDITFELIEWILTGFDLDDVLVETLSALFGTPLTNGFVDQVRAEYIKELRG; this is translated from the coding sequence ATGGATAAAAAACCTTATCCTTTTTTACCTTTCGAAGATTCTCTCGTTGGAGAGAAAATCCTTCTTGTTTGGCAAGAAAGTCATCATTCAGAAAAAAATTTAAAAGAACATTTATTAAAAGCATTGGATCTTACGGAAGATCAGATTGTTTTTACACCAAATGCCATCAAACAAAAGTTAATGGTCTCATATCCTACTGAGATTCGTAACTTCATCGAAGAGAAAAATCCTTCTCAAATCACTGAATTGTTGTTAACAATCGCTAAAGGGAAGTCGAAAGTTCATCCTACACCTGCACTTGATATCACATTTGAACTGATAGAATGGATTCTCACAGGATTTGATTTGGATGATGTACTAGTGGAAACCTTATCCGCATTATTCGGAACACCTTTAACCAATGGATTTGTAGACCAAGTAAGAGCTGAATACATCAAAGAACTGAGAGGATAA
- a CDS encoding HU family DNA-binding protein gives MATTPTPMKKSEMLSELAETTGMTKKNVAAFLDSFVELAYKETKKNGAFVIPGLGKLVKRNRPKRKGRNPATGEAIVIPAKTVVKFTLSKTCKDAVVPPKK, from the coding sequence ATGGCAACAACTCCTACCCCAATGAAGAAGTCCGAAATGCTCAGCGAACTTGCTGAAACAACTGGTATGACCAAAAAGAACGTAGCAGCGTTCCTAGACTCCTTTGTTGAACTTGCTTATAAAGAAACTAAGAAAAACGGTGCATTTGTGATCCCTGGTTTAGGAAAACTTGTTAAACGCAATCGTCCAAAACGTAAAGGTAGAAACCCTGCAACTGGTGAAGCGATTGTAATCCCTGCTAAAACCGTTGTTAAATTCACATTATCTAAGACTTGTAAAGACGCAGTTGTGCCTCCTAAAAAATAA